In Odontesthes bonariensis isolate fOdoBon6 chromosome 6, fOdoBon6.hap1, whole genome shotgun sequence, one genomic interval encodes:
- the ap3m2 gene encoding AP-3 complex subunit mu-2, protein MIHSLFLINASGDIFLEKHWKSVVSRSVCDYFFEAQERATEPENVPPVIPTPHHYLISVLRHRIYFVAVIQSEVPPLFVIEFLHRVVDTFQDYFGVCTEAAIKDNVVVVYELLEEMLDNGFPLATESNILKELIKPPTILRTMVNTITGSTNVGEQLPTGQLSVVPWRRTGVKYTNNEAYFDVVEEIDAIIDKSGSTITAEIQGVIDACVKLTGMPDLTLSFMNPRLLDDVSFHPCVRFKRWEAERILSFIPPDGNFRLLSYHVSSQNLVAIPVYVKHNISFREGSSQGRFDLTLGPKQTMGKAVESVLVSSQLPRGVLNASLNATQGTYTFDPVTKLLSWDVGKINPQKLPSLKGTMSLQAGASKPDENPTINIQLKIQQMAISGLKVNRLDMYGEKYKPFKGIKYMTKAGKFQVRT, encoded by the exons ATGATCCACAGCTTGTTCCTGATAAATGCCTCTGGGGATATTTTCCTGGAGAAGCATTGGAAAAGCGTGGTCAGCCGCTCTGTGTGTGACTACTTCTTTGAAGCTCAGGAGCGTGCCACTGAGCCCGAGAATGTGCCACCAGTGATCCCCACACCACATCACTACCTTATCAGTGTGCTCAGGCACCGCATCTACTTTGTGGCAGTCATCCAGAGCGAGGTGCCACCGCTGTTTGTCATTGAGTTTCTGCACAGAGTCGTCGACACCTTCCAG GATTACTTTGGAGTGTGTACAGAGGCGGCCATCAAGGACAATGTGGTAGTGGTGTATGAGCTACTGGAGGAGATGCTGGACAACGGCTTTCCCCTGGCCACAGAGTCCAATATCCTCAAAGAGCTTATTAAGCCTCCCACCATCCTCCGCACGATGGTCAACACCATCACAG GCAGCACCAACGTGGGCGAGCAGCTCCCCACCGGCCAGCTGTCAGTGGTGCCGTGGAGACGCACCGGGGTCAAATACACCAACAATGAAGCCTATTTTGATGTGGTGGAAGAGATTGATGCTATCATTGATAAATCAG GTTCCACCATTACTGCAGAAATCCAGGGAGTTATTGATGCCTGTGTAAAACTGACAGGAATGCCCGACCTCACTCTCTCATTTATG AATCCTCGGCTGCTGGACGATGTCAGTTTCCACCCGTGTGTTCGGTTCAAGCGCTGGGAAGCTGAGCGGATCCTCTCCTTCATACCACCTGATGGAAACTTCCGGTTGCTCTCCTACCACGTCAGCTCTCAGAA cctGGTGGCCATCCCTGTCTATGTCAAGCACAACATTTCTTTTCGGGAGGGAAGCTCTCAGGGTCGTTTTGACTTGACCCTTGGCCCCAAACAGACCATGGGCAAGGCCGTGGAGTCGGTTCTGGTCAGCAGCCAGCTGCCGCGCGGTGTCCTCAACGCCAGCCTCAACGCGACCCAGGGAACATACACCTTTGACCCAGTCACAAAG TTGTTGAGCTGGGATGTTGGCAAGATCAACCCACAGAAGCTTCCCAGTCTGAAAGGCACCATGAGCCTCCAGGCCGGAGCCTCCAAACCTGATGAGAACCCCACCATTAACATCCAGTTAAAGATCCAACAGATGGCCATCTCAg